The following proteins are co-located in the Lacticaseibacillus paracasei subsp. paracasei genome:
- a CDS encoding DeoR/GlpR family DNA-binding transcription regulator, translating into MAKLSAIDRQKQLVDLISHQGTMKITELATYFNVSRETIRRDLQELDNSGAVKKWYGAVMPVQDFNIPPVEQRMASFHEQKLAICKKALSYVSQRSTIFIDAGSTALTFASLLKETAGHTIITNSMPVVNELVTSQNHLISVGGSVDPLTFATMGTQTLGFIEKIRMDMAFLGTSGFAEHNGPSSNSLDDVEIKHKIIQNSRLNFVLADSSKASSSSLSQYANWHDIDYLITDNSLPAKIKDQLTAQTEVVTV; encoded by the coding sequence ATGGCAAAATTAAGTGCCATTGACAGACAAAAACAGCTCGTTGATCTGATCTCACATCAAGGAACCATGAAGATCACCGAGTTAGCCACTTATTTCAACGTATCTCGCGAAACAATTCGGCGCGATCTGCAGGAACTCGACAATTCTGGTGCCGTCAAGAAATGGTACGGTGCAGTGATGCCCGTTCAGGATTTCAATATTCCGCCAGTTGAACAAAGAATGGCCAGTTTTCACGAACAAAAACTGGCCATCTGCAAAAAAGCGCTGTCCTATGTTTCCCAGCGCTCAACTATTTTTATTGATGCCGGCAGCACGGCGCTGACCTTTGCAAGTCTGTTAAAAGAAACGGCTGGCCATACGATCATCACAAACTCCATGCCTGTTGTGAATGAACTCGTGACCAGTCAAAATCATCTCATCAGTGTTGGCGGCTCGGTCGATCCTTTGACGTTTGCGACAATGGGCACACAAACACTCGGCTTCATCGAAAAAATCAGGATGGACATGGCATTCTTAGGCACATCCGGCTTCGCTGAGCACAATGGTCCAAGTTCAAACAGTCTTGACGATGTCGAAATTAAACACAAGATCATTCAAAACAGTCGCCTGAACTTCGTCTTAGCGGACAGTTCAAAAGCTAGTTCCTCATCACTTTCCCAGTATGCAAATTGGCATGATATTGATTACTTAATCACTGACAACAGCTTACCTGCCAAAATTAAAGATCAGCTGACGGCGCAAACAGAAGTTGTCACGGTCTGA
- the hxlA gene encoding 3-hexulose-6-phosphate synthase, whose product MKLQLALDDISLVDALVLAEKVRDYVDIFEIGSPFIIQEGMRAVREFRRYFPEKKILADTKIMDAGEYEAELTFKAGADYCTVLGVTDILTIKACLAAAKKYGKQVFVDTICVPDLNTRIKELEDVGVDSISVHVGVDEQAVGQTPLNALKQVKQLSKHSQLSVAGGIKVSTVDQYQALGADIIIVGGGVNHADDPVATAKALADKIHSHENVSA is encoded by the coding sequence ATGAAGTTGCAACTTGCATTAGACGATATCTCGCTTGTAGATGCGTTGGTTCTGGCCGAAAAAGTTCGAGACTATGTCGACATTTTTGAAATTGGCTCCCCGTTTATCATCCAAGAAGGGATGCGCGCCGTTCGCGAATTTCGGCGTTATTTTCCGGAAAAAAAGATCCTGGCCGATACCAAGATTATGGATGCAGGCGAGTATGAAGCTGAGCTTACCTTTAAAGCTGGTGCGGACTACTGCACAGTTCTCGGTGTGACGGACATCTTGACGATCAAAGCTTGTCTTGCTGCGGCAAAGAAATATGGCAAGCAAGTCTTTGTTGATACGATCTGTGTGCCTGACTTGAACACCCGCATCAAGGAACTTGAGGATGTTGGGGTTGATAGCATCAGTGTTCATGTTGGCGTTGATGAGCAAGCAGTGGGGCAAACACCTTTGAATGCATTGAAGCAAGTTAAACAACTGAGTAAGCACTCACAGCTGTCAGTCGCAGGCGGCATTAAAGTCAGCACGGTTGACCAGTATCAGGCCCTTGGCGCAGATATCATTATTGTTGGCGGCGGGGTGAATCATGCCGACGATCCTGTCGCAACAGCGAAGGCTTTGGCCGACAAAATTCATTCGCATGAAAATGTAAGCGCTTAA
- the hxlB gene encoding 6-phospho-3-hexuloisomerase has product MEAKSLKTIISELDQYAPMIDDTQVETVAKMAFQANRIFVGGAGRSGFAGRGFAMRLMHLGLHAYFVGETTTPSIGEGDLLVIGSGSGSTGSLVVDAKKAKAVGAKLATVTIYPTAEIGSLADAIIAIPGETPKNETGAADTAHSVQPMGTLFEQLSWLTYDAIILELMKLTGETTDTMFPRHANLE; this is encoded by the coding sequence ATGGAAGCAAAAAGTTTGAAGACAATTATCAGCGAACTGGATCAATATGCGCCAATGATTGATGACACCCAAGTCGAAACTGTTGCCAAGATGGCTTTTCAAGCAAATCGGATTTTTGTCGGCGGTGCAGGTCGCTCTGGTTTTGCAGGTCGCGGTTTTGCTATGCGACTCATGCATTTGGGATTGCACGCCTATTTTGTCGGGGAAACCACGACCCCATCAATTGGGGAAGGCGACCTACTTGTGATCGGCTCTGGTTCCGGATCGACGGGTAGCCTGGTGGTTGATGCTAAGAAGGCAAAAGCGGTGGGCGCTAAATTGGCAACGGTGACGATTTATCCAACAGCCGAAATCGGCAGTCTGGCCGATGCGATCATTGCGATTCCTGGCGAAACGCCTAAAAACGAAACAGGGGCAGCCGACACTGCTCATTCGGTGCAACCAATGGGGACCTTGTTTGAACAGCTCAGTTGGTTAACTTATGACGCCATTATTTTGGAATTAATGAAATTGACCGGCGAGACGACTGACACGATGTTTCCTCGTCATGCTAATTTGGAATAG